Proteins co-encoded in one Arachis hypogaea cultivar Tifrunner chromosome 11, arahy.Tifrunner.gnm2.J5K5, whole genome shotgun sequence genomic window:
- the LOC112720098 gene encoding uncharacterized protein isoform X2 produces MPAIAMTGASFPAYPNYFSRAPGGPDQKLNIGLIGNGAGAPPQSLHLGSNWSMLGSDKYGVQPLPLWLLGANYSSGLPIENSNSQNLSVPKGWRNGDWICNCGFHNYSSRSQCKKCDAFPPALGTKRLASEELVDDWDKKRLNVGPTNDQVVGTSGDPKPGVLPSFPSINSSIASTLPIPTLFPPQVSTPALLGKGAKQWRSGDWMCTNCNNHNYASRLQCNRCKTQRVSPTQPSNAL; encoded by the exons ATGCCAGCAATTGCAATGACCGGGGCATCTTTCCCTGCTTATCCAAATTACTTCTCCAGGGCTCCTGGGGGACCAGATCAAAAGTTGAATATTGGATTGATTGGCAATGGTGCCGGTGCTCCACCTCAGTCACTCCACTTAGGTTCCAATTGGTCGATGTTAGGATCAGATAAGTATGGTGTCCAACCACTTCCCCTATGGCTGCTTGGTGCAAATTATAGCTCTGGACTTCCTATTGAAAATTCCAACAGTCAAAACCTATCTGTACCAAAGGGGTGGCGGAATGGGGATTGGATCTGTAATTGTGGCTTCCATAATTACTCTTCGCGCTCGCAG TGTAAAAAATGCGACGCTTTTCCACCTG CACTTGGGACAAAACGGTTAGCTTCTGAAGAATTGGTTGATGACTGGGACAAGAAGAGATTGAACGTGGGACCT ACTAATGACCAAGTAGTAGGAACAAGCGGAGATCCAAAACCTGGAGTGCTCCCGTCATTTCCTAGCATAAACTCAAGCATAGCTTCAACGTTGCCAATACCGACGCTATTTCCACCTCAAGTTTCTACACCTGCACTCCTTGGAAAAGG AGCAAAGCAATGGCGTAGCGGAGATTGGATGTGCACAAATTGCAACAACCATAATTATGCTTCCAGATTACAGTGTAACAG GTGTAAAACTCAGAGAGTTTCACCCACGCAACCCAGCAATGCATTGTAA
- the LOC112720098 gene encoding ranBP2-type zinc finger protein At1g67325 isoform X1 — MGEGRDGDWDCSSCNNRNYAFRSFCNRCKQPRILVDTKTPSDSKWLPRIGDWICTGCTNNNYASRERCKKCGQPKEIAAMPAIAMTGASFPAYPNYFSRAPGGPDQKLNIGLIGNGAGAPPQSLHLGSNWSMLGSDKYGVQPLPLWLLGANYSSGLPIENSNSQNLSVPKGWRNGDWICNCGFHNYSSRSQCKKCDAFPPALGTKRLASEELVDDWDKKRLNVGPTNDQVVGTSGDPKPGVLPSFPSINSSIASTLPIPTLFPPQVSTPALLGKGAKQWRSGDWMCTNCNNHNYASRLQCNRCKTQRVSPTQPSNAL; from the exons atggGAGAAGGGAGAGATGGGGATTGGGATTGTAGCAGCTGCAACAACAGAAACTACGCATTCAGATCATTCTGTAACCGTTGCAAGCAGCCACGGATCCTTGTCGATACCAAAACCCCTTCTGATTCCAAGTGGCTACCTCGAATTGGTGATTGGATCTGCACTG GCTGCACTAACAACAATTATGCATCAAGAGAGAGGTGCAAGAAGTGCGGACAACCAAAGGAGATAGCAGCTATGCCAGCAATTGCAATGACCGGGGCATCTTTCCCTGCTTATCCAAATTACTTCTCCAGGGCTCCTGGGGGACCAGATCAAAAGTTGAATATTGGATTGATTGGCAATGGTGCCGGTGCTCCACCTCAGTCACTCCACTTAGGTTCCAATTGGTCGATGTTAGGATCAGATAAGTATGGTGTCCAACCACTTCCCCTATGGCTGCTTGGTGCAAATTATAGCTCTGGACTTCCTATTGAAAATTCCAACAGTCAAAACCTATCTGTACCAAAGGGGTGGCGGAATGGGGATTGGATCTGTAATTGTGGCTTCCATAATTACTCTTCGCGCTCGCAG TGTAAAAAATGCGACGCTTTTCCACCTG CACTTGGGACAAAACGGTTAGCTTCTGAAGAATTGGTTGATGACTGGGACAAGAAGAGATTGAACGTGGGACCT ACTAATGACCAAGTAGTAGGAACAAGCGGAGATCCAAAACCTGGAGTGCTCCCGTCATTTCCTAGCATAAACTCAAGCATAGCTTCAACGTTGCCAATACCGACGCTATTTCCACCTCAAGTTTCTACACCTGCACTCCTTGGAAAAGG AGCAAAGCAATGGCGTAGCGGAGATTGGATGTGCACAAATTGCAACAACCATAATTATGCTTCCAGATTACAGTGTAACAG GTGTAAAACTCAGAGAGTTTCACCCACGCAACCCAGCAATGCATTGTAA
- the LOC112720901 gene encoding protein FAR1-RELATED SEQUENCE 5-like, with amino-acid sequence MANAKLMWLQYSKFVTELLLLTKLWLVEAGGYIMSINEDDVKNDSDNDLGDDFDYQPNAEDDAEDDHVDLLDSTSKSEEVCGVKRIADLMVEDIWNLEFRTEDEACQFYNAYSCWHRFIMRKDDVVRDNQGRIISRQLVCNKEGWRNMRWKVSCFVESHNHDLTPPQFAHLVPANRRLTVTDKVQVENLHNFGVKTCHIMGYIAFQKGGYRHAGFTRKDLYNHIDCYRRSKVRNGDANAAINYLIGKSNNNPLFFGKYTFTCDERLEHIFWADGQSIIDYHCFGDIVAFDSTYKKNKYNKPLVIFSGCTHHGQTVIFGSGLLSDETTETYKWLLETFVEAMSGKSPKAVITDGDLAMRDAIKNVLPDATHRLCGWHLQRNACENIKNPNFLRDFKGLIYDNNDQRDFDQRLAAILDKHNLVGSTWMEKTYETREMWSHYFLRDKFFGYIRTTSQCEGINSLIRFYVNRKNTLIDFMHNLDRALKEYRNNELIADFKS; translated from the exons ATGGCGAATGCTAAACTGATGTGGCTCCAGTATTCAAAATTTGTTACTGAACTTCTGCTTTTGACGAAACTGTGGCTGGTGGAAGCTGG GGGTTATATTATGTCCATAAACGAGGATGATGTGAAGAATGATTCTGATAATGATTTGGGTGATGATTTCGATTATCAACCGAATGCAGAAGACGATGCTGAAGACGACCATGTGGATTTGCTGGATTCTACTAGCAAGAGTGAAGAAGTTTGTGGTGTAAAAAGAATAGCAGATTTAATGGTGGAGGATATTTGGAACCTGGAGTTTAGGACAGAGGATGAGGCCTGCCAGTTTTATAACGCTTATTCTTGTTGGCATAGATTTATAATGAGGAAGGACGACGTGGTTAGGGATAATCAAGGTAGAATCATTAGCAGGCAACTTGTTTGCAACAAAGAGGGCTGGAGGAATATGAG ATGGAAGGTATCATGTTTTGTCGAATCTCACAACCACGATCTGACGCCACCCCAATTTGCGCATCTGGTTCCGGCCAATCGTCGTCTCACTGTCACCGATAAAGTCCAAGTggaaaatcttcataattttggtGTCAAGACCTGCCATATTATGGGGTATATTGCGTTCCAGAAGGGTGGATATCGTCATGCTGGCTTCACACGCAAAGATTTGTACAACCACATTGATTGTTATCGTCGGTCAAAGGTTAGAAACGGGGATGCCAATGCGGCAATAAACTATTTGATTGGCAAGTCAAACAACAATCCGCTGTTCTTTGGAAAGTATACGTTCACTTGTGACGAAAGGCTCGAGCATATTTTTTGGGCAGATGGGCAGTCAATTATCGACTATCACTGTTTTGGAGATATTGTTGCCTTTGATTCAACCTACAAGAAGAATAAATACAACAAGCCTTTGGTCATTTTCTCTGGATGCACTCATCACGGGCAGACTGTTATCTTCGGCTCCGGCCTACTATCCGACGAAACCACAGAGACGTATAAGTGGTTGTTGGAAACCTTTGTTGAAGCGATGAGTGGAAAAAGTCCAAAAGCAGTAATAACTGACGGAGACCTTGCCATGCGAGATGCAATCAAGAATGTTCTGCCTGATGCGACCCATCGGTTATGCGGCTGGCATCTGCAGAGAAATGCATGTGAAAATATAAAGAATCCTAATTTCCTGCGCGATTTTAAGGGTCTTATATACGACAACAACGACCAGAGAGACTTTGATCAGAGATTGGCAGCCATTTTGGATAAGCACAACCTTGTTGGCAGTACCTGGATGGAAAAGACATACGAAACTCGTGAGATGTGGTCCCATTATTTCCTCCGGGATAAGTTTTTCGGTTACATAAGGACGACATCACAGTGTGAAGGTATAAATTCTCTCATCAGATTCTATGTTAATCGCAAGAACACCCTCATTGACTTCATGCATAACCTGGATAGGGCCTTAAAGGAGTATAGAAACAACGAATTAATAGCTGACTTTAAGTCTTAG